TTGCCGAAGTGGACGAGGCTGTGCACAGCATCTTTCTCCCAGGCGAAGGAGTTTCTCCTCCCTGGAAGAACAGCCGGAAGGTGACTGATCGAAGTCTTAAGCACAGAGGAGGCCAGTGATCCGCCTACAAGTGACCAGATGCTGTGGGTGGTCACTGCTAGACCGAACGTGACGAGGATGGTAAGGATCTGGCTGGAAAGGTCGATCATCAACAGCCGTTTGACACCGATGTGCCTGGCGGCCGTCATGAGGTTACTGCTCGCGAAGCCATCGATGACCGTGCTGAACGCGACGATAGGGATCAGCATGTAGAGCCGCGAATCATGATAGAGGTGCGCGACGGGAATCGTGAGAACCAGCGCGATGACCCAAAGGAGGCAGCCCCGAACCACCTGAATCGTCCAGGCGGTATCGAGGAAGATGGGCTCATCGCCACGTGGAGATCCAATGACCCCCGGAAGCAAGCCGATGTCAGAGATCAGCGTAGCTCCCTGTGTGATGGTCGCGACCAGCGCCATCAGTCCGAAGTACTCCGGCACCAGCATATGGGTCACTGCCCAATTGTTCACCAGGCGTAGTGACTGAGATACGCCGTATGATCCCGCGGTCCAAAGTGTCGCCTTCAGCGCTTTGCCTTCGAGATTGCGCTGGCTCGTTGCCTTGAGTACCTCGACAGCCGCAGCACCGCCTTCGATCTCTTCGGTGGTAAGCGGCGGCAGCAGCGAATCAGAGGCAGGCATTAGGCTCCTTGGGGCAGGCTGTTCAGAATGGGCGAGTCTTGGCCGCAGACGTATCCGGTCTAAGCAGCGCTCCGGCGGTAGTCGGCGATGGTCTTAGCCACATCGTCCTCAGCGCGCTTCTCGGTGATCCCGTTCAACACGATGGCGATGCCGGCGATCTTCAACCGTTCGAGGAGCCTTGCCGCGCGGACGAGTTCATCCTTCCGGGTCTCGCCGGAGTCGACAATCAGCACCGTACCATCGGCGGTGCGGGCAAAGTGCTCCGTGTAAGCCGAGGTAAACAGCGGGTCAGCAGCAACCAGGATCGTGTTGTAGTAACTGCGCGACCTGCGAAGCAGCTCAGCAACCTCCGACGCAGGAAGCGAGATAACGCGATAGGGATCCTTGTCGACCTCGGTGGAGAGCTGTGACGAGCCATCCGTCACGGACAGCAAGCGCGGATTTTGCTGCGCTGTTTCGGTATTGGATGCGACCGACGCCGACGTCTTTGCTGGAGGTTTCGATTGTCCCGGATGCAGGATGTTGACCACCAGGACACGAAGACCATTGCTCGCAAGCTCGGCTCCAAGCCGCTCCACAATAGAACTGGAGCTGCTGCGTCCTACGGACGGAAACACGAAGGTGCGGGCACCCGTGCGGCGATGGGCCTGGTCCAAACCGCCCGCCAGACGCAGGAAATACTCTCGCTGCATATCTGGCGAGAACTCCGAGTCGCTCAAGAGGAGTCCGATCGGTGGGAAGCCGACGACCTTGCGGATATCACGGCTGGTATAGATGTGCGGGTCTACCGCGTCGGCGATGAAAGCTGCCGCGAATCCGGAGATGAGGCACGCGATCAGCAGCGCACCATAAGCGATCGCCGTCTTACGCTTCACCGGGCCGTTGGGAGGCAGAGCCGCTGAGAAGAGGCGCACCGATCCGGGCGAATCGCCCTCTAGCGAGACGTTCTGCAGACGCGTCTCGACTACGCCTTCCATAGCCAGCAGACGGTCCACCTCGGACGCGATGAGCTGCGACTGCTGCAGTCTGGGACGGGCGGTCGATGCTTCCGCGGTTGTCTTCGCAATGTCAGTGGCGAGTTCGTTCTCCAGGCTTGTTGCACGCGCCTTGGCGGACAACGCCCGTTGCTGAATATGTGCTGCAGCCTTGCGAACTGCATCCCGATTGATCTGATCAAGTCGTTGATCAATCTCCGCGTTATCGTTCTGCATTTGGATGTAGGCGGGGTTAGTAGGCTTGAGACCCGTCATGAGCGAAAGGTTCGTCGCTTTCTTTGCGGTCAGCCCGGCTTTGGTGGCCGAGACGGTGCCATCAAGATTCACCTCTTCCTGAGCCGCCTGAAGCAGGGCCGGGCTGGGGGTACTCCCCGTGCCCAGGGAATGCAGTTCGGCGTCTGCCTCGATCGCCTTTTCGCGGGCATCGCCGTAGTCCCCGCGCAACTTATTGAGCCTATCGTCGAAGGGATTGGTGCCACCCGTTGGTTCATAGTGAGCCATGCCAATATCCTGCAGCAACTGGCTCTGCTTCTGCATCGCCGCGGCAAGCTGGCGTTCGATGTCTGCCTTGTCCTGCTTCAAGGTAGCCAGCTTTTGATCATGGCCAAATACTTCTTCGTCGCGCGCATCGGCAAGGTACTCCGATGTAATTTCGTTGACGAAGTCCGCAACTGTCGCCGGACGATCACTCTCAAGCGTGATCGAGACCTCGTAGCTATGTCCGACCTGTTCCACCTTCAAGGCTTTTTGAAGTCTGAGAATCTGGTTCTGCTCCGGCTCGCCAGGGAACACCGTCGGCCATGCCTGAGGGAACTTCCGTATCGCCTTCTGCAGCGTCTCATAGCGCGTGGCCGAGGTAATCTGTTGTTCCAGGAAGGAGTCGTACTGGCGGTCGTGGTCGTGGCCGTCGCCGCCCAGCGCTGTGGGGAAGACGGGCGACACGTAGACGACAGCGGTCGACTCGTACGACGGCTTCATGCGGTTGTGCAGCACCAGGCCGCCAAGCAGGCCCACTGAGAGAGCGACCCCGGCCGCTAGTTTCGCGTGCCGGCGGATGAGGTCGAGGGGCTGAATGCCAACCCGTACGGGCTCGCCGCTGGAGGACGCAGCTCCAGGTGGTGCGGCGATCGGGGAGAGCTCGCTGGTTGAGGGCATACTAGATCATTCTCCAGAGAAATGGATTTGAAGCATCATGCTTTGCATTTTTCCGTGCGTCGATCGACTACGACTCGCTTCTACCGCGTCAAGGTAAAGAGCGTCCCAATTCCGATGATGGGAGATATCTGCTGGAAGAAGTAGCCGGTCTTTGCTATCCCACTACGGGGTACGTAAATGATGTCCCCATCGTGCAACGCAAGATCACTTCCAGCCGGAGGACGAAGAAGGTCTTGGAACTTGATCGTCTGGACCTTCCCCGTTGAAGGTGTAAAGATCTGGATCGACGGATTGCCTGCCTTCTCCGTGATGCCACCCGCACCCGCTAGCAGGGTTGTCAGCGTGCTGTGGCTGGTTAGCCTTTCTGGCCCGGGGCGCATTACCTCACCCAGGACAGAGACAAGGCTTTCCTGATCCTCCGGAATGTAGACGATGTCGTTGCGCCGCAGCCGGATGTCGTTCAGGGCCCGCTTACTGTCGAAGCGCTCGCTCAGGTTCACATTCATCACCTTATCGTCGCCTCGGTAGATCACGCATCTGCGCGCGATCTGGGTTGATCTATCGGCATTAATGACAGATCCTCCACGCGTGACGGCTTCGAGGAGCGTAGGCGGTTGATCGAAAGTGATAATCCCAGGGTGCTCTATCGCACCAAGCAGCAGGATGTGGTTCGATCCGTACTTGGTTACCTGTACCGTGGAAGACATCTCGCCGCTGTAGTACTTCGAGAGGGCTGTATCGATAGCCTTGGCGGCGTCGTCACGCGACTTCTCCCCGATATTCACCGTCCCGACGAGTGGCATGGTGATACGCCCATCTGGGCCGATAACATGCGGCCCGCTCAACTCTGGCCTGCCCGCAACCGAAACGAGCACGTCATCGCCGCCACCGAGTAGATATTCCTCATCCGCGCGGGGCTGGCTGGCCTCGAAGTCGAGAGGGTGTCTCTGCAGGCCTGAGTCCTGCGGCGTAGTCCCGGTACTGGCTGCGGGGCTGTTGGTCTGGCTTGCCGGGTCAGCCTGGGAGAAAGCCTTTGAGGATACGCTCGCGAATAGAATTCCGCAGCCGAGCGCGGAGATTCGTACGGAGCGGCTAAGGAGAAGTTGGGGAGTGTGCTTCATGAGATCTCCTGGGTATGATTGGCGGCCTTGGCAGCCAAAATCTCCTGTGGCGCGACTTCGACTGCCGAGTCCCTTGTCGTGCGAACCCAGGTCGCGCCCTTTCCGGAGGCGCGTACAGCCGAAGTGACCATCGTGACCCGCCAGAACAGATACACCGGAGAGAGCAAGAGCGCCTTCAGGCTCCCTTTGCGGTCCGGGCTGACATTCACGATCGCGGCCATATGCAACAGAATCACGCAGAAAGCCACGAGCACGTAGCCACGAGTCAGACTCGTCGGGTACAGCAGGAGAAGCGCCAGGGAGAAGACCTCGAGGGCAAGGGGAAGCCCCAGCAGATCAATGAGCGGCTCGCTGAGTCTGATTTTGCCCCGCGCCACGTTGCCGAGGAGCCGGAAACCCCAGTCTCGCAGCAGGCGCAGACGTCCGCCCTCCCAGCGTGAGTGCTGACTGGCCGAGGTGCCGGCGGAGAGCGGCATGTCGCCCAGCACGAAGGCCTCCTCGATGAAGCGAACCTTGTAACCGCGCTCTACCAGCGACAGATGAAACTCCATATCTTCGACGATCGAGTGCGCGTCGTAGGCAACCTCTTCCAGCACCTCGCGGCGCATCGCGAAACCGTTGCCGAAGATTCCGCAGGACAGTCCAAGGTTGTCCCGTCCGCGTGCCCGCACCACGTTGATGCCGAGGAAGGCGAGCGAAGTCATTCCGGTTCGCCAGGATGCCGAAAAATTCCTGACTTGGTAACGGCACTGCACTACAGGAGAGGACGCAAGATGCTTCAGCACAACCCGAACAATGTTTGGCGAGACGGTCGAATCGGCGTCGACGATCATCACGGCGTCTGCCATGCCCGGGCCAAACGCGTACTCGAAGCCGTGCTTCAGTGCATGGCCCTTCCCTCTGCGTCCGAGGTCGTTGACGACCTCGACCCTGGCACCAGCCTTTCGCGCCAGCTCGGCCGTAGAGTCGTTGCAGTTGTGGGCGATCACCAGAATGTTGTCCCCGGCTCCCGTGGCCTCCGTCAGGCTTTGCACACAGCGGGTAATGCACAACTCCTCGTTGTGACTCGGAACGATGATCATCAATCGCTTCGGCGCCTTCGGAACGTCCGTGACGAAGTCGTGCCGATAGTTCTCGAGTTCGGCTGCGGTACCTTCAGAAGCATTCAGCGCGATCAGGCTGCCCGTGCCAGCCTCTTCCCGCCGGGCAGGCAACATCGACCCGATCGTGAGCAGGAACAGCTCGACCACAAGCGGAAGAGTGAGAAGCAGAAGAACCCATTTCAGGAAAACAGCGAGAGCCAGCAACACAGTTACTGCCATACGAACCTACATTCCCGAGACACCGCCACAGCCTTAAGGGTATGCGTCGAAACCCATGTTTTCAATAAGGAAATGCCGTCTTCGGTGCAGATTGCAACGAATGTGTTAGACGTATCGACGCAATCTTCAGCAGCCGCATGTCTGAAAGACTCGAGAACAAGAGCCCCCCGCTCAATTCGACCGCGACGCGATCGAATCTGCCAGATGGTCCCCTCCAGCTTCGATCTCCCGGCCTCAGGCGCGGTAACATCTGTGTGACGCTCTCTCATCGACCGACTTCCTCTTTGAGGAAAGGTCGCGGGGTCGTCCTGGGCTCAGCCGCCGGAGCCTTGGAATCGATTCGACGCAGGGCATCGGCCACCTTCGGCGCAAGACGGAACAGCCGTTCCTGCAAAAAGGCCGTCCTGAAGAGCCGACGCAGACTCGGCCGCATTCCTACCAGCCAGATATCCTGGTTGCGGTCGCGCATCTTGCTGCTCAAATCCACCAGGAAGCCCATCGCGTCCGCACCGATCGATGTGGTGAGATTCAAGTCCAGGATCATCGGCGAGTTCAGATCTTCGAGCTGTTCAAGAGCCTGGTCGAACTCCTCCACCATTTCACCAGTAAATCTTCCTACCAGCGTGATGACGAGGGCCTGGTTTTCCTGGAAGACCGAGATGCGGGAGAGTGCCGAGGTGCGCGGCTGCGCCGATACCGCCAGCATCTGCAACGACAGGTGACGCAGGATGCCGAGCGCGTTCCGGGTGTACCGGCTACCCAGGCGTCCTGGTTCCTTATAGAAGCGGTGCATCCACTCCAGTCCGGACTTCTGCATCCACTCCGGAGCGCGGGTATGGGTTCCGGAGAGAAAGTCGAGCGAGGCGCCCACGCCGATGCAGACGGGTACGTGCAGGCGGCTGCGATGCATCGCCAGCCACTTCTCCTGTTTCGGATTTCCGAAGGCCACCAGCAGGATGTCCGCGTCGGACTCTTCGATCATCCGCAGGATACCGACATGGTCCATGTCGTCGATGGAGCCAAATGGAGGAGAGAACCGGCCGGCAATCTGCGCTCCGGGATAGTTCCGCATGATCCATGCGGCAGCATCGCGGGAGCGTTCTTCGGTCGCCCCCAGCAGAAAGAGGCGCCTGCCCTTCCGTTGCGAGAGTTCGGCCAGGCGCGGAAGCAGGTCGGCTCCTGTCACGCGCTCTTTTAGCGGAGTTCCCATGATGCGCGAGGCCCAAACAAGCGGCATTCCATCGGGTAACACGAGATCGCAGCGCTGAAGGATGTCCATCAGTTCGTCGTCGCCGATCGCCTTCATCAGAAAGTCGATATTGGCGGTGGCGATCTGGTGAAAGCCGTCCGTCTCAATCAACTTGTCCAGTGCTTCGATCGTCTCGTCCATCGACAGGTTGTCGATGGGTACGCCCAGGATTGCGATTCGTTTGAGTCCGCCTCCCATGTTTGCTCCCGCCTGCAGGCTACTTGGTGTTCCATCGCGATACGCCGTTCTTGCGGCCCCCCGCGAGGCCGCGCCCCCGGTGCACGTCTGGATGTCTAACTCGATCTTCCGGCGAATGAACCAAGCCCCAGCTGGTTCTGTACCGCTGATCCGGGCTGAATCCGTGCTTGCCTCGGTCGCCGTGAGACTTTCGCCAGACAGGGAACTAACATGATGCTCAAAACTTTCAGTACCTGTATCATACACCGGAAGAAGATGGCTCTCCAATCTCCGGCACGTTCGAAAGTTCCTTCCCAGTACCTTCGGCATGCTGCCTTCCGCACAACAGTACATGCCTCGATTCGATAAGCTGGCGCGGTGATCGCGAGCGCAGCGCCAGCCATCACGATGCCTCTGACGATGCGGCGTGAAACTGCTCGTCGATAACCTCTCGCCGCCGCGAAGCTTCGGCGTTTTACCGTCACAATTGTCTTCGTTCGGCAACTGTGCCCTCCTCCGCAGCAGGAGATTTGGTTTCTGCTATGCCGTCAGACCGGCCTACATGTTTTGATCAAGATGGGCCCGAGACATGCGATGATCAAACTCATCGACCCCCCCAATCATGGATGCTGTAAATAGACCTGTCCATACATCTTTGGACTGCCTGGAATCCCACCCGAAGGGGATGAACTACCAGGGCTGCGGAGGCGAGACACGTCCACCCTTGGTCTCTTTCCAGGCTAGGCTCATTAAGCCCGCCAGCCGCTCCTGATTGCGGACCTCGCAGCGCGCTTCTTCCCCGCCTCGAAGCCGATTCCGCCACGCCCGCAGCAGATACCAGATCTCCTCGAGCCAGCGCACCGCGATCGCCGCCGACCCCTTGTGCTTTCGGTAATAAAGCAGGGTGCTGCGCATCCGCCATAACACCAGTTGCGCCCCGGTCTGCGACATCTCGAGCGTCTTGATCTGGCGGGAGGACTCGCCCCCCACATGGACCACGCAGATCTCCGGCCAGTACATGATCTTGTATCCGGCGCTCTGGATGCGCAGGCAAAGATCTACTTCCTCGTAGTACAGGAAGAACCTCGGATCGAAGAAGCCGTACCGGTGCAGGATGTCGGCCGGAATGATCGAGTAAGCGCCAGGCACCCAGTCGACCTCGGCAGCCTCCATCGGATCGGCCCAGGTTCGGTCGGCCTGACCAAAGAAACGGGATTTGGGATACTTGTCGGCTAGTCCGGAGATCACCAGCAGATTACGCATCGGGCTAGGGAACATTCGTGCCGAGGGCTGCAACTCCCCATCGCGTCCCACCAGGCGGCCGCTCGCGAGACCCACCGTCGGGTCGGCCTCCATTTTTTCCAGAGACAGGCAAAGGGTGTCACGCTGCAGAAACGCGTCCGAGTTCAACAACACGATGTAGCGGCCGCGCGCCGCGGCAAAGGCAAGGTTGTTCGCCCGCCCGAAGCCAAGGTTCTCAGTGCTCTCAATCACCCGAACCCAGGAAAACTCCTCACGCACCATGGCGGCCGAACCGTCGCGGGAGCAATTGTCGACTACGATCGTCTCCACAACCAGATCGCCGGTCGCGGCAGCCACTGAATCGAGGCACTCGCGCAACACGTCACGGGTGTTGAAGGACACGATAAGGATCGAGATCGCGGGCTTCGGGGATCCAGTGTCGTTTGCTTCGGTCTGCATGAGTGGTAGCGTTCGCTCCGTTGCCTTCTCGATCTTCGCTTCATCTCTGGCCCGCATCACGCGGCTCCAGACCTTGAGTGCCGGCTCTTGCGTTCAGTCAGGATGCAACCTCAGGAGCAGGGGTCTCCGGACTGCTCCCAATGACTCCGTGACGCTCGAATACTTTGCTGAGTTTTCCGATGTTCGTATAGAGATCATAGCTCGAAAGAACCTTTTCCCTGCCCGCCGTCGCGAGGGCCTTCCGGTGAGAAGCGTCCTCTATAAGAGACGCCATGGCCTCCGTCAGGTGAGTCTGCGAGGACGGAGGCACCAGCAGCCCCTGCGTTCCTGGTTCGATCAACTCAGGGATTCCCGCTACAAAGGTGCTGATGCAGGCTACCCGCATGGACATGGCTTCCATCAGTGCCACTGGAACTCCCTCGGCAAAACTTGGCAGAACAAAAAGGTCAGCCGTTCCCAAAAGGGCACGGGTTGCGGGGTGGCTCAGTGCGCCATGCAGCGTGACGGAACCCTTCATGTCATGGGTCTCGATGAACTGCTCGAGCGAGCTGCGTCCGTCTCCGTCGCCTACGATACTTAAGCGTACCTGAAGACCGCGGTCAAGCAGTTCGCGAATTGACCCGAGAAGTATCATTTGTCCCTTCGCCGGATGCAGCCGTCCCACGGAGACGATGTGCAGCGTCTCCCGCGCCGTCTCGGGCGGGGGTGTGAACACCGCAGTCCGAACGCCCAGCCGGCAGACCTCAAACTTGCCCCAAGAAGTTACCGGCGCAATCTTGTACAACTGGCTCCGGCAGAAATCGCTGATGCAGGTCACAAAACTCGCCTGCCGCAACTTCTGTTCCAGAAACGATGATCCTACGTCGTAGAACTCCTCCGGGCCGTGGATCGTCAGCGAGTACGGAATCTCCCAGGCGATCGACGTCAGCATGCCAACCGTCGCCACCGAGCCGCCGAAGTGTACATGGAGATGCGTGCATCCTCTCCGCTGCATCCATTCTCCCAGGAGAATGGCCTCTACGAGGTAGAAGAGGGAATAGGCCATCCCGGGAAGGTCCCAGGGCCGCAGCGCCAGCGCCGCCGACAGACCCCGCCTCACCACGCCCGGTCGACGGATGAGAGTCTCTAGCAGGATCTTCAGAATCCGACCCTTCGGCGTCTCCTTGATATAGAACGTTCGTGCCGCCTCGCGCATTTCGTCTTCGGGAAATCCCCCCGCCGGTGGGTGGATCGAGTTCACCGAAGCCGTCTCGATGGAGAACCCGCGTTCTCTCATGAGCAGGACTTCGTTCAGAAAAAAGGTATGCGAGATCGCGGGATACTGGCTCAGCAGGTAGGCGATGCGGGTCGGCCCGGAGTTCGAGGGGGTCACCACGTCAGTCTACCGTCCTGTCGAAATCTCGCAGTCCCACGAGGGATGTAGAGCGGGCAAACTGCGACACGGTCAGCCCAGCCGGGGACCGTATTGAGCCTTTGAGAGTCGATGACCAAGTCAGGCGACACCAATCCGTTCAAGTGAAGAGATAAGGGGAATTCAGAGTGTACGTTATCAGAAGCTGCAGCGACCGCGCATCGGCCGAATGGAGACTTTGGTCGCGTGCCGCTGAAGTCGCAATCCTTTTGAACCTAACCCTAAAGTTATAAAGAAACCATAAAAAGAGTCGATCCATTTTCAGTCGGTCGGCGTCGGCAACTGAACCTCCGCGATGACCAGTTTCAATGATTCCCGCCAGTCAACCGGCTTCCAGCCAAAGGCTTGTGTGATCTTTCCGCAGTTCAGGCGCGAGTTTCCAGGCCGCGTTGCGGCGGTGGGATATTCGCTACTCGGAATTCCCGTCACCTTCGCCAGGCTCGTTTCTGGCTCCAGATCCTGAAGCATCGCGATCGCCTCTCGGGCAAAGCCTGCCCATGTCGTCTCGCCGCCGCCCGCCACATGGTAGATCCCTCTAAATGGGGCGGCAGCCTCTCGCTTCTGCCCGGATCGCGCGATCACGTGTGCCGCCATCTGTGCCAGGCTCCGGCTCCAGGTCGGCGCTCCATGCTGGTCGTCGACGATTCGCAGTTCGGTCCGTTCACGCGCCAGCTTCAGGATGGTTCGCAGGAAGTTCTTGCCGGTAGCTCCGTAGACCCAGCTTGTCCGGAAGACTATCGCCGCCGCCCCACTCTCCAGCAGCGCTTGTTCTCCCGCCAGCTTGCTTGCGCCATAGACGCCAAGCGGCCCAGTAGGATCGTCTTCGACCCAGGGAACGGTGCCTTCCCCGTTGAAGACGTAGTCTGTCGAAAAGTGCAGCACTGAGGCTCCCAGAGCCTTCGCCTCAACTCCCATCGCTGCCACGGCGTCGCGATTGATCGCATAGGCCAGTTCGGGTTCGGACTCGGCCTTATCGACTGCGGTGTACGCTCCGGCGCTTACGATCCAGTCCGGTTTGGCGTCACGCACGAAGGCCCGGACCGAATCGGGATTGGCGAGGTCCATATCGGCGCGCAATGGAGCGATCACCTGGCCGAAAGGGGCAAGCGTGTGCAGCAGCTCGCCGCCTACCTGACCTGAGGCTCCTGTTACCAGAAACCGTTGCCCGGAGGATCGACCCACCCTAGTAGACCGTCTCTTCGAGTAGTCGCAGCAGGTATTTTCCGTAGGTGCTCTTCTTGATGTCTTCAGCCAGTGCCGTCAGCTCGGCCGCATTGATGTAGCCGAGTCGATAGGCGATCTCTTCAGGACACGCTACCTTCAGGCCCTGCCGCTGCTCGATGGTGTGAATGAAGTTCGAGGCTTCAAGCAGCGAATCGTGCGTCCCTGTATCCAGCCACGCCAGACCGCGTCCTAACACCTCGGTTCGCAGCTCGCCCGCGTTGAGATACCAGATGTTGACGTCCGTAATCTCAAGTTCGCCACGCGGCGAGGGCTTCAGGTTCTTCGCAATCTCGACAACGCGGTTGTCGTAGAAGTAGACGCCTGTCACTGCGTAGCGCGACTTCGGCTTCAGGGGCTTCTCTTCGAGGGAGACTGCACGGCGTTGATCGTCGAACTCCACCACGCCATACCGCTCCGGGTCCATCACCGGATAGGCAAATACGGTCGCGCCAGTTGTATGAGAGGCGGCGTCGCGCAGCGTCTTTGCGAAGTCGTGGCCGTAGAAGATGTTGTCGCCCAGCACCAGGCAGCAGCCCTCGCCCGCGAGGAACTCTTCGCCGATCAGGAACGCCTGTGCCAGTCCGTCCGGGGAAGGCTGCACCGCGTATTGAATCTCAATGCCCCACTTCTTTCCGTCGCCCAGCAACTGCTCGAACCGGGGTGTGTCGGAGGGCGTGGAGATGATCAGGATGTCGCGTATCCCAGCCAGCATCAGTACCGAAAGCGGGTAGTAGATCATTGGCTTGTCGTAGACCGGGAGAAGCTGCTTGGAGACGGCCTGCGTCACCGGATGAAGTCGCGTGCCGGAGCCGCCGGCCAGGATGATGCCCTTCATTTCGTACCTGCTTCCACCGCAGCAGCCACTGCAAAATCTGTTGACGCCTCGCTGCTCCGGTCGGCATAGTTCTTGCTCACCCACTGCTGATAGGCTCCGCTGGTCACGTCCTTCAGCCATTCCGGGTTGTCGAGATACCACTCGACCGTCTTGCGCATCCCGGTCTCAAAGCTCTCGGCAGCGTGCCAGCCTAGTTCGCCCTCAATCTTTCGGGCGTCGATGGCATAACGCCGGTCGTGTCCGGGACGATCCTGCACATACGTGATCAGCTTGCTGTGAGGAACGAACTGCGAATCGGGCCGCAGCTCATCGAGCAAAGCACAAACTGTATGAACCACCGCAAGGTTCGCCCGCTGATTGCCGCCGCCTACGTTGTAGGTCTCGCCCACGCGGCCACTCTCGAGAACCGTCGCAATCGCGCTGCAGTGGTCAGCCACGTAGAGCCAGTCGCGGACCTGCTGACCATCGCCGTATACCGGCAGCGGTTTGCCCGCCAGAGCGTTCAGGATCATCAACGGAATCAGCTTCTCGGGGAACTGGAACGGGCCGTAGTTGTTCGAGCAGTTCGTGATCAACGCTGGCAGCTTGTACGTGTGGACCCAGGCCCGCACCAGCATGTCCGATGATGCCTTCGAAGCGGCATAGGGCGAGTTCGGCGCATACGGCGTCTTCTCATGGAACGCCGGATCCTCCGGCGTCAACGTGCCATAGACCTCGTCGGTCGAAACGTGCAGGAACCGGAACTGTTCCTTCTCCTGGCCCGCCAGCGACTCATAGAACGCCCGCGCGCATCGCAGCATTGTGAACGTGCCATCGATGTTCGTCTTCAGGAATGCTTCGGGCCCCGCAATGGAC
This Granulicella aggregans DNA region includes the following protein-coding sequences:
- a CDS encoding oligosaccharide flippase family protein, with translation MPASDSLLPPLTTEEIEGGAAAVEVLKATSQRNLEGKALKATLWTAGSYGVSQSLRLVNNWAVTHMLVPEYFGLMALVATITQGATLISDIGLLPGVIGSPRGDEPIFLDTAWTIQVVRGCLLWVIALVLTIPVAHLYHDSRLYMLIPIVAFSTVIDGFASSNLMTAARHIGVKRLLMIDLSSQILTILVTFGLAVTTHSIWSLVGGSLASSVLKTSISHLPAVLPGRRNSFAWEKDAVHSLVHFGKWIMIGTALYYLASQADRLILGKLISFSVLGVYIVAFTFADIPRQVIQQFSYRVGLPFIAKMTHLPLPEFRKNCLKYRFFVLAAGSLILSLVVNFGGLIVTHIYDKRYVDTGWMIPILALGLWHTLMYATIGDILFALGKSKYNAIGTACFCATMFLSLPIAFAHFGLRGAVISVAAGDFPFYLVLTYGVWKEKVSVWRQDIYSTAMFLGFLGIGHFVKKLILG
- a CDS encoding GumC family protein; the protein is MPSTSELSPIAAPPGAASSSGEPVRVGIQPLDLIRRHAKLAAGVALSVGLLGGLVLHNRMKPSYESTAVVYVSPVFPTALGGDGHDHDRQYDSFLEQQITSATRYETLQKAIRKFPQAWPTVFPGEPEQNQILRLQKALKVEQVGHSYEVSITLESDRPATVADFVNEITSEYLADARDEEVFGHDQKLATLKQDKADIERQLAAAMQKQSQLLQDIGMAHYEPTGGTNPFDDRLNKLRGDYGDAREKAIEADAELHSLGTGSTPSPALLQAAQEEVNLDGTVSATKAGLTAKKATNLSLMTGLKPTNPAYIQMQNDNAEIDQRLDQINRDAVRKAAAHIQQRALSAKARATSLENELATDIAKTTAEASTARPRLQQSQLIASEVDRLLAMEGVVETRLQNVSLEGDSPGSVRLFSAALPPNGPVKRKTAIAYGALLIACLISGFAAAFIADAVDPHIYTSRDIRKVVGFPPIGLLLSDSEFSPDMQREYFLRLAGGLDQAHRRTGARTFVFPSVGRSSSSSIVERLGAELASNGLRVLVVNILHPGQSKPPAKTSASVASNTETAQQNPRLLSVTDGSSQLSTEVDKDPYRVISLPASEVAELLRRSRSYYNTILVAADPLFTSAYTEHFARTADGTVLIVDSGETRKDELVRAARLLERLKIAGIAIVLNGITEKRAEDDVAKTIADYRRSAA
- a CDS encoding polysaccharide biosynthesis/export family protein, whose translation is MKHTPQLLLSRSVRISALGCGILFASVSSKAFSQADPASQTNSPAASTGTTPQDSGLQRHPLDFEASQPRADEEYLLGGGDDVLVSVAGRPELSGPHVIGPDGRITMPLVGTVNIGEKSRDDAAKAIDTALSKYYSGEMSSTVQVTKYGSNHILLLGAIEHPGIITFDQPPTLLEAVTRGGSVINADRSTQIARRCVIYRGDDKVMNVNLSERFDSKRALNDIRLRRNDIVYIPEDQESLVSVLGEVMRPGPERLTSHSTLTTLLAGAGGITEKAGNPSIQIFTPSTGKVQTIKFQDLLRPPAGSDLALHDGDIIYVPRSGIAKTGYFFQQISPIIGIGTLFTLTR
- a CDS encoding glycosyltransferase family 2 protein; this encodes MAVTVLLALAVFLKWVLLLLTLPLVVELFLLTIGSMLPARREEAGTGSLIALNASEGTAAELENYRHDFVTDVPKAPKRLMIIVPSHNEELCITRCVQSLTEATGAGDNILVIAHNCNDSTAELARKAGARVEVVNDLGRRGKGHALKHGFEYAFGPGMADAVMIVDADSTVSPNIVRVVLKHLASSPVVQCRYQVRNFSASWRTGMTSLAFLGINVVRARGRDNLGLSCGIFGNGFAMRREVLEEVAYDAHSIVEDMEFHLSLVERGYKVRFIEEAFVLGDMPLSAGTSASQHSRWEGGRLRLLRDWGFRLLGNVARGKIRLSEPLIDLLGLPLALEVFSLALLLLYPTSLTRGYVLVAFCVILLHMAAIVNVSPDRKGSLKALLLSPVYLFWRVTMVTSAVRASGKGATWVRTTRDSAVEVAPQEILAAKAANHTQEIS
- a CDS encoding WecB/TagA/CpsF family glycosyltransferase; this translates as MGGGLKRIAILGVPIDNLSMDETIEALDKLIETDGFHQIATANIDFLMKAIGDDELMDILQRCDLVLPDGMPLVWASRIMGTPLKERVTGADLLPRLAELSQRKGRRLFLLGATEERSRDAAAWIMRNYPGAQIAGRFSPPFGSIDDMDHVGILRMIEESDADILLVAFGNPKQEKWLAMHRSRLHVPVCIGVGASLDFLSGTHTRAPEWMQKSGLEWMHRFYKEPGRLGSRYTRNALGILRHLSLQMLAVSAQPRTSALSRISVFQENQALVITLVGRFTGEMVEEFDQALEQLEDLNSPMILDLNLTTSIGADAMGFLVDLSSKMRDRNQDIWLVGMRPSLRRLFRTAFLQERLFRLAPKVADALRRIDSKAPAAEPRTTPRPFLKEEVGR
- a CDS encoding glycosyltransferase family 2 protein; this encodes MRARDEAKIEKATERTLPLMQTEANDTGSPKPAISILIVSFNTRDVLRECLDSVAAATGDLVVETIVVDNCSRDGSAAMVREEFSWVRVIESTENLGFGRANNLAFAAARGRYIVLLNSDAFLQRDTLCLSLEKMEADPTVGLASGRLVGRDGELQPSARMFPSPMRNLLVISGLADKYPKSRFFGQADRTWADPMEAAEVDWVPGAYSIIPADILHRYGFFDPRFFLYYEEVDLCLRIQSAGYKIMYWPEICVVHVGGESSRQIKTLEMSQTGAQLVLWRMRSTLLYYRKHKGSAAIAVRWLEEIWYLLRAWRNRLRGGEEARCEVRNQERLAGLMSLAWKETKGGRVSPPQPW